In Salipiger profundus, one genomic interval encodes:
- a CDS encoding iron-siderophore ABC transporter substrate-binding protein, with protein sequence MHLLKRRAVLRGALSSLALAATPGLGAGRPERIAAIDWAMLETALALGVTPVAACELIRFRADAIEPPVPETVTDLGLRGSPNFELLQLTRPTMILTSPWYAQIAPRLESIAPLFSHAVYTGAPPFSRALEGSAALGARLGRDETAREVDRAARETLETLRARLAPLRDRPVYIVQIGDARHFRAFGPDSMFGDVATRLGLENAWTAPTEFSFAAPTPLERLAARPDARILSVGPVPPEAAPGLKRSVLWNRLEPVAQGRFGVMSPVNPFGAVPAALRFARLAADALERMA encoded by the coding sequence ATGCACCTTCTGAAGCGCCGCGCGGTCCTGCGCGGCGCTTTGTCGTCGCTGGCCCTTGCCGCGACGCCCGGTCTTGGCGCCGGGCGCCCCGAGCGCATCGCGGCGATCGACTGGGCAATGCTCGAGACGGCGCTTGCGCTGGGGGTCACCCCGGTCGCCGCCTGCGAGCTGATCCGGTTTCGCGCCGATGCCATCGAACCGCCGGTGCCCGAGACCGTCACCGATCTCGGGCTGCGCGGCTCTCCGAACTTCGAACTGCTGCAGCTGACCCGCCCGACAATGATCCTGACCTCGCCATGGTATGCGCAGATCGCGCCGCGCCTCGAAAGCATCGCGCCGCTCTTCTCGCACGCGGTCTACACCGGCGCGCCGCCGTTTTCCCGGGCCCTCGAGGGCAGCGCCGCGCTCGGCGCGCGGCTCGGACGCGACGAGACCGCCCGCGAGGTAGACCGCGCGGCGCGCGAGACGCTCGAGACCCTGCGGGCCCGGCTCGCCCCGCTGCGGGACCGCCCCGTCTACATCGTCCAGATCGGCGACGCGCGCCATTTCCGTGCCTTCGGCCCCGACAGCATGTTCGGTGACGTCGCGACGCGTCTGGGGCTCGAGAACGCCTGGACGGCCCCCACCGAGTTCAGCTTTGCCGCGCCCACCCCGCTGGAGCGGCTCGCCGCCCGTCCCGACGCGCGCATCCTCTCGGTCGGTCCGGTCCCGCCCGAGGCGGCGCCGGGTCTGAAGCGGTCGGTGCTCTGGAACCGGCTTGAGCCGGTGGCGCAGGGCCGCTTCGGCGTGATGTCCCCGGTCAACCCGTTCGGCGCGGTGCCGGCGGCGCTCCGCTTCGCCCGGCTGGCCGCCGACGCGCTGGAGCGCATGGCATGA